In one Streptomyces sp. NBC_00597 genomic region, the following are encoded:
- a CDS encoding superoxide dismutase: protein MAIYTLPELPYDYAALEPVINPQIIELHHDKHHAAYVAGANTTLEQLEEARDKENWGALNGLEKNLAFHLSGHILHSIYWHNMASPKTGEGGGEPAAADGIGELADAIAESFGSFAKFKKQLTFASSATQGSGWGVLAYEPVSGRLIVEQIYDHQGNVGAASTPILVFDAWEHAFYLQYKNQKVDFIEAMWNVVNWQDVAKRYADAKANTPLLIPAKG from the coding sequence ATGGCCATCTACACGCTTCCTGAGCTTCCGTACGACTACGCGGCGCTGGAGCCGGTGATCAACCCGCAGATCATCGAGCTGCACCACGACAAGCACCACGCGGCCTACGTCGCGGGCGCCAACACCACGCTGGAGCAGCTGGAAGAGGCGCGCGACAAGGAGAACTGGGGCGCGCTGAACGGCCTGGAGAAGAACCTGGCCTTCCACCTCTCCGGCCACATCCTGCACAGCATCTACTGGCACAACATGGCCAGCCCGAAGACCGGCGAGGGCGGCGGCGAGCCCGCCGCCGCGGACGGCATCGGCGAACTCGCGGACGCCATCGCCGAGTCCTTCGGCTCCTTCGCCAAGTTCAAGAAGCAGCTGACCTTCGCGTCCTCCGCGACGCAGGGCTCCGGCTGGGGCGTGCTCGCGTACGAGCCGGTCAGCGGTCGCCTGATCGTCGAGCAGATCTACGACCACCAGGGCAACGTGGGCGCCGCGAGCACCCCGATCCTGGTCTTCGACGCCTGGGAGCACGCCTTCTACCTGCAGTACAAGAACCAGAAGGTGGACTTCATCGAGGCCATGTGGAACGTCGTCAACTGGCAGGACGTGGCCAAGCGCTACGCGGACGCCAAGGCGAACACCCCGCTGCTGATCCCCGCCAAGGGCTGA
- a CDS encoding DsbA family protein — protein sequence MADTQVREKTPVDFWFDPLCPWAWMTSRWMLEVEKVRDVEVRWHVMSLAVLNENKLEELPERYREILGPKGWAPVRVVIAAQQKHGDEITGKLYTALGTRIHNEDKGATREVIAEALAEVGLPAELLAYADSDEYDQVLRDSHNDGIDRVGQEVGTPVISVPGAEGDDVAFFGPVVTPTPRGEAAARLWDGTLLVAATPGFYEIKRTRTKGPSFE from the coding sequence ATGGCCGACACCCAGGTGCGCGAGAAGACCCCGGTCGATTTCTGGTTCGACCCGCTCTGCCCCTGGGCCTGGATGACGTCCCGCTGGATGCTGGAGGTCGAGAAGGTCCGCGACGTCGAGGTGCGCTGGCACGTGATGAGCCTCGCCGTCCTCAACGAGAACAAGCTCGAAGAGCTGCCCGAGCGCTACCGCGAAATCCTCGGCCCCAAGGGCTGGGCCCCGGTCCGCGTGGTCATCGCGGCCCAGCAGAAGCACGGTGACGAGATCACCGGCAAGCTCTACACCGCGCTCGGCACCCGGATCCACAACGAGGACAAGGGTGCGACGCGCGAGGTCATCGCCGAGGCGCTGGCCGAGGTCGGCCTGCCCGCCGAGCTGCTCGCCTACGCCGACTCCGACGAGTACGACCAGGTGCTGCGCGACTCCCACAACGACGGGATCGACCGCGTCGGCCAGGAGGTCGGCACCCCGGTGATCTCCGTACCCGGCGCCGAGGGCGACGACGTGGCCTTCTTCGGGCCCGTCGTCACGCCCACCCCGCGCGGCGAGGCCGCCGCCCGGCTGTGGGACGGCACCCTGCTGGTCGCCGCCACCCCCGGCTTCTACGAGATCAAGCGCACCCGCACCAAGGGCCCGAGCTTCGAGTAG
- the pepN gene encoding aminopeptidase N, with amino-acid sequence MPGENLSRDEARERAELLSVDGYEVVLDLRSAVDTAEPAEGPRTFRSVTTIRFRAAAPGSATFADLVAPSVNSVTLNGRALDPAAVFDGARIALTGLDSENVLVVDANCAYSRTGEGMHRFVDPEDGEVYLYTQYEPADARRVYANFEQPDLKAPYRFEVTAPEGWHVWSNGAEESREGQTRRFAETAPISTYITCVVAGPYHYVTDTYTRGDLTIPLGAMCRKGLAKHFDADDVFLVTKQGFDFFHEHFDYPYPFGKYDQAFVPEYNLGAMENPGMVTFREEYIFRGKVTRAAYERRCNTILHEMAHMWFGDLVTMKWWDDLWLKESFADFMGSFSQVEATRFDQAWVTFANNRKAWAYRADQLPSTHPITADIRDLEDAKLNFDGITYAKGAAVLKQLVAYVGRDAFLEGARRYFKANAYGNTTLDDLLSVLAEVSGRDMAEWSRAWLQTAGVNVLTPVVTYDAGGRVTELAVVQEGKELRPHRVAVGLYRLEDGSPVRYARAEADVAGVRTVVAELAGQERPDLVLVNDDDLTYCKMRFDEGSLETLRQRLGNVADPLARALCWSALWNLTRDGLMPARDFVALVLAHAGRETDVGVLQMLHSQALTAVTHYAAADWREQGGRVLSAVALQELRRAEPGSEHQLTWARFFAAGAATEGDFQLLLGLLDGSARIDGLEVDQELRWDFLLPLAAHGAVDEAVLTAELVRDDTASGKRHQVRCLAARPSEAVKDQAWAAVVESDALSNALVEATIAGMQQSSQRALLAPYAERYFTVIERIWSERSIQIGMHVVKGLYPSLEDSEATLAATDAWLSAHDGAAPALRRLVLEARDDLARALRAQACDAAAAEASTAV; translated from the coding sequence GTGCCCGGAGAGAATCTGTCCCGTGACGAGGCCCGCGAGCGGGCGGAGCTGCTGTCCGTCGACGGGTACGAGGTCGTCCTCGACCTGAGGTCCGCCGTGGACACGGCGGAACCGGCCGAGGGCCCCCGGACCTTCCGCTCGGTGACCACGATCCGCTTCCGGGCCGCGGCCCCCGGCTCGGCCACCTTCGCCGACCTCGTCGCCCCGTCGGTGAACTCCGTCACCCTCAACGGGCGCGCACTGGACCCGGCAGCCGTCTTCGACGGGGCGCGGATCGCGCTGACCGGGCTGGACTCCGAGAACGTCCTCGTGGTGGACGCGAACTGCGCGTACAGCCGGACGGGCGAGGGCATGCACCGCTTCGTCGACCCGGAGGACGGCGAGGTCTACCTCTACACGCAGTACGAGCCGGCCGACGCCCGCCGGGTGTACGCGAACTTCGAGCAGCCCGACCTGAAGGCGCCCTACCGCTTCGAGGTGACGGCGCCGGAGGGCTGGCACGTCTGGAGCAACGGGGCGGAGGAGTCCCGCGAGGGCCAGACCCGGCGCTTCGCCGAGACCGCGCCGATCTCCACGTACATCACCTGCGTGGTGGCCGGCCCGTACCACTACGTGACGGACACCTACACGCGCGGGGACCTGACGATCCCGCTGGGTGCGATGTGCCGCAAGGGGCTGGCCAAGCACTTCGACGCGGACGACGTCTTCCTCGTCACCAAGCAGGGCTTCGACTTCTTCCACGAGCACTTCGACTACCCGTACCCCTTCGGGAAGTACGACCAGGCCTTCGTGCCGGAGTACAACCTGGGCGCGATGGAGAACCCGGGGATGGTCACCTTCCGCGAGGAGTACATCTTCCGCGGGAAGGTGACGCGGGCCGCGTACGAGCGCCGCTGCAACACGATCCTGCACGAGATGGCCCACATGTGGTTCGGCGACCTCGTCACCATGAAGTGGTGGGACGACCTGTGGCTGAAGGAGTCCTTCGCGGACTTCATGGGCTCCTTCTCGCAGGTGGAGGCGACCCGCTTCGACCAGGCGTGGGTGACGTTCGCCAACAACCGCAAGGCGTGGGCGTACCGGGCCGACCAGCTGCCCTCCACGCACCCGATCACGGCCGACATCCGTGACCTTGAGGACGCGAAGCTCAACTTCGACGGCATCACGTACGCCAAGGGCGCGGCGGTGCTCAAGCAGCTGGTCGCGTACGTCGGCCGGGACGCGTTCCTGGAAGGCGCGCGGCGCTACTTCAAGGCCAACGCGTACGGGAACACCACGCTGGACGACCTGCTGTCGGTCCTCGCGGAGGTCTCCGGACGGGACATGGCCGAGTGGTCGCGGGCATGGCTCCAGACGGCGGGCGTGAACGTGCTGACGCCGGTGGTGACGTACGACGCGGGCGGCCGGGTGACCGAGCTGGCGGTGGTCCAGGAGGGCAAGGAGCTCCGCCCGCACCGGGTCGCGGTCGGCCTGTACCGGCTGGAGGACGGCTCGCCGGTGCGCTACGCGCGGGCCGAGGCGGACGTGGCGGGCGTGCGGACGGTCGTGGCGGAGCTGGCCGGGCAGGAGCGTCCCGATCTGGTGCTGGTCAACGACGACGACCTCACCTACTGCAAGATGCGCTTCGACGAGGGCTCGCTGGAGACGCTGCGGCAGCGGCTCGGGAACGTGGCCGATCCGCTGGCGCGGGCGCTGTGCTGGTCGGCGCTGTGGAACCTGACGCGGGACGGCCTGATGCCGGCGCGGGACTTCGTGGCCCTGGTGCTGGCCCACGCCGGCCGCGAGACGGACGTCGGCGTGCTCCAGATGCTGCACTCGCAGGCGCTGACCGCGGTCACGCACTACGCGGCGGCCGACTGGCGCGAGCAGGGCGGCCGGGTGCTGTCGGCGGTCGCGCTCCAGGAGCTGCGGCGGGCGGAGCCGGGGTCCGAGCACCAGCTGACCTGGGCCCGCTTCTTCGCGGCGGGCGCGGCGACGGAGGGCGACTTCCAGCTGCTGCTGGGGCTGCTGGACGGGTCGGCGCGGATCGACGGGCTGGAGGTGGACCAGGAGCTGCGGTGGGACTTCCTGCTGCCGCTGGCCGCGCACGGCGCGGTGGACGAGGCCGTGCTGACGGCCGAACTGGTGCGGGACGACACGGCGTCGGGCAAGCGGCACCAGGTGCGGTGCTTGGCGGCGCGGCCGTCCGAGGCGGTCAAGGACCAGGCGTGGGCGGCGGTGGTCGAGTCGGACGCGCTGTCGAACGCGTTGGTGGAGGCGACGATCGCCGGTATGCAGCAGTCTTCGCAGCGGGCGCTTCTGGCGCCTTACGCGGAGCGCTACTTCACGGTGATCGAGCGGATCTGGTCGGAGCGCTCCATCCAGATCGGCATGCACGTGGTGAAGGGGCTGTACCCGTCCCTGGAGGACTCCGAGGCGACGCTCGCCGCCACGGACGCCTGGCTCTCCGCGCACGACGGCGCCGCCCCGGCACTGCGCCGCCTGGTGCTGGAGGCCCGTGACGACCTGGCCCGCGCGCTGCGTGCGCAGGCCTGCGACGCGGCCGCCGCCGAGGCCTCCACAGCGGTCTAG
- a CDS encoding pyridoxamine 5'-phosphate oxidase family protein yields MGRYHWGSLAVQERVGVRELAEHVGRSIGTDIGEGAAAFLERQPHLVVGAADATGRLWASLLTAAPGFVRAAGPHRMAVDGGLPAGDPLAEALATEGTRVGTIAVDPRTRRRMRLGGTLEVTAGGFAVAAERVFANCPKYLQKRQPLELVAEGAGVVRLGGALTPDQERTVRAADTFFVATTAEGGADASHRGGMPGFVEVLSPIELSWPDYPGNAMFLTLGNLTADPRAALLFPDWESGAVLQLSGRARTGFGPDGSRSIRFRIDSVVESLHPGRLRWSTPEYSPANPALAPHRGSTTR; encoded by the coding sequence ATGGGGCGGTACCACTGGGGCTCGCTGGCCGTGCAGGAACGCGTCGGCGTGCGCGAGCTCGCCGAGCACGTCGGCCGCTCGATCGGCACGGACATCGGGGAAGGCGCCGCGGCCTTCCTTGAGCGGCAGCCGCACCTGGTCGTCGGCGCCGCCGACGCGACGGGCCGGTTGTGGGCCTCGCTGCTCACCGCCGCGCCCGGTTTCGTACGGGCCGCCGGTCCGCACCGGATGGCGGTCGACGGCGGACTGCCCGCCGGGGACCCCCTCGCCGAGGCCCTGGCCACGGAGGGCACCCGGGTCGGGACCATCGCCGTCGACCCGCGCACCCGGCGCCGGATGCGGCTGGGCGGGACCCTGGAGGTGACGGCGGGCGGGTTCGCGGTCGCGGCCGAACGGGTCTTCGCCAACTGCCCCAAGTACCTGCAGAAGCGGCAGCCGCTGGAACTGGTCGCCGAAGGGGCCGGTGTCGTGCGGCTCGGGGGTGCGCTCACCCCCGACCAGGAGCGGACCGTCCGGGCCGCCGACACCTTCTTCGTCGCCACCACCGCCGAGGGCGGGGCCGACGCCAGCCACCGGGGCGGGATGCCGGGCTTCGTCGAGGTGCTCTCGCCGATCGAGCTGTCCTGGCCGGACTATCCGGGCAACGCCATGTTCCTCACCCTGGGCAACCTCACCGCGGATCCGCGGGCCGCATTGCTGTTCCCCGACTGGGAGAGCGGGGCGGTGCTCCAGCTCAGCGGGCGGGCCCGGACCGGCTTCGGCCCGGACGGCAGCCGCAGCATCCGCTTCCGCATCGACTCGGTGGTGGAGAGCCTGCACCCCGGGCGGCTGCGCTGGAGCACCCCGGAGTACTCGCCGGCCAACCCGGCGCTGGCGCCTCACCGGGGCAGTACGACCAGGTAG
- a CDS encoding CGNR zinc finger domain-containing protein — MATEAADPRPLTGEPVSLDLLNTRWTQDGESVDLFAGAFGLTRIEGLAIWLRSTGLADRFRADAATLVHLLTAREALARAVADPADESARALVDAVLEHGRIRATLTAEGPGERTEFEDPTWGPAWTAARDYLELLGTTPERIRTCASETCVLHFHDTSRNGTRRWCSMSVCGNRAKASRHYARTRVR, encoded by the coding sequence ATGGCGACAGAGGCGGCGGATCCCCGCCCCCTGACGGGCGAGCCGGTCTCCCTGGACCTGCTGAATACGCGGTGGACGCAGGACGGCGAGAGCGTCGACCTCTTCGCCGGCGCCTTCGGGCTGACCCGCATCGAGGGGCTCGCGATCTGGCTGCGCAGCACCGGGCTGGCCGACCGCTTCCGCGCCGACGCCGCGACCCTCGTCCACCTGCTGACCGCCCGCGAGGCGCTCGCCCGCGCGGTCGCGGACCCGGCCGACGAGAGCGCGCGCGCCCTGGTCGACGCCGTCCTGGAGCACGGCCGGATCCGGGCCACGCTGACCGCCGAAGGCCCGGGCGAGCGCACCGAGTTCGAGGACCCGACCTGGGGTCCGGCCTGGACGGCCGCCCGCGACTACCTGGAGCTCCTGGGCACCACGCCCGAGCGGATCCGCACGTGCGCCTCCGAGACGTGCGTGCTGCACTTCCACGACACCTCGCGCAACGGCACCCGACGGTGGTGCTCGATGTCCGTGTGCGGAAACCGGGCGAAGGCCTCGCGGCACTACGCGCGCACGCGCGTGCGCTGA